A genomic stretch from Limnobacter thiooxidans includes:
- a CDS encoding glycosyltransferase family 4 protein — MKAKKVNLIMIGSRRNYAVSRILSSNGLLDSLVTDFYIKKRVGFFIRIIDIFFGNRDWFRRLKTRRSEDLNDDLVSSINVIGLCYALARRLINTERAKHKLYLLMSVAISFVVRFKVGYSRDVYWGIDGDSFHTFSQIRRKNHRAILILEQTILPRRMHSKVLMDQGLKWPAWRQGNESFEFDSGILKREQSEWDLSDYIFTGSTFVRDALIECGVSRQKIRVVPYGVNEFPAKVKKFSSGRQPLRLLFVGEVGLRKGVPYLLHAVSTFQKSDVVLTCVGKISVENTILDKFRSNVTFTGSIPRSEVSKIYESADVFILPSLIEGSSVSTYEALAHGLPVITTKNSGSIVEHMVTGQIVDESNVDSIIDAINIYLGDRSLLESHSAQCRAYKSPFISRYKDELIDTYLNVIGGA; from the coding sequence GTGAAAGCGAAAAAAGTAAACCTGATAATGATAGGTTCCAGAAGAAATTATGCGGTTTCACGTATATTGAGTTCAAATGGTTTGTTGGATTCCTTGGTTACCGATTTTTATATCAAAAAGAGAGTCGGCTTCTTTATTCGTATTATTGATATCTTTTTTGGTAATAGAGACTGGTTCAGGCGATTAAAAACGCGCCGAAGCGAAGATTTGAATGATGACTTAGTGTCTTCAATTAATGTGATTGGTTTGTGCTATGCATTAGCACGACGATTGATAAACACGGAAAGAGCGAAACATAAGCTTTATTTGCTCATGTCTGTTGCAATTTCATTTGTGGTCAGATTTAAGGTTGGGTATTCAAGGGATGTATACTGGGGTATAGATGGTGATTCTTTCCACACTTTCAGTCAAATTCGGAGAAAGAATCACAGGGCTATTCTGATTCTCGAACAAACTATTTTACCTAGGAGAATGCATTCTAAAGTTCTCATGGATCAAGGACTGAAGTGGCCGGCCTGGCGTCAAGGGAATGAAAGCTTTGAATTCGATTCTGGAATTCTGAAGAGAGAACAATCTGAATGGGATTTAAGTGATTATATATTTACTGGGTCTACTTTTGTGCGAGATGCATTAATCGAATGTGGTGTTTCTCGTCAGAAAATCAGAGTTGTTCCATACGGAGTTAATGAGTTTCCTGCAAAAGTTAAAAAGTTCAGCTCCGGCCGGCAGCCTTTGCGGTTGTTGTTTGTTGGGGAGGTCGGGCTTAGAAAAGGAGTGCCCTATTTACTGCATGCCGTGTCTACATTTCAAAAGTCTGATGTTGTTCTGACTTGTGTCGGGAAGATTTCAGTAGAAAACACAATTCTTGACAAGTTTCGTTCAAATGTAACATTTACAGGTTCAATTCCTAGATCGGAAGTCTCAAAGATCTATGAGAGTGCTGATGTCTTTATTTTGCCAAGTTTGATTGAAGGTTCATCAGTATCTACCTATGAAGCATTAGCGCATGGTTTGCCAGTGATTACTACAAAAAATAGTGGTTCAATAGTTGAGCATATGGTGACGGGCCAAATTGTAGATGAATCTAATGTGGATTCAATAATTGATGCGATTAACATTTATTTAGGTGACAGATCATTGCTAGAGTCCCATTCAGCTCAATGTCGAGCGTATAAATCCCCGTTTATATCCCGCTATAAAGATGAGTTAATTGATACATACCTTAATGTTATCGGTGGCGCCTGA
- a CDS encoding acyltransferase, with protein sequence MHQTIKKLVEKIVFFPVRVLRYLCSHSITMVYRLILGSVANSVKINCGVHINNCSNVFIKNNSLIDVGVSISSESNEGYLRIGSNTQINRNVFIDFSGGVDIGDGVTISESAMVYTHSHGLDPRSHPTFSPLSIGDNVWIGVRVVVMPTCNFIAQNVVIGACSVVTKDITQPGVYAGSPARFLRHL encoded by the coding sequence ATGCATCAAACAATAAAAAAATTAGTTGAAAAGATTGTATTTTTTCCAGTGCGCGTCCTTAGGTATCTTTGTAGTCATTCAATTACTATGGTGTACAGATTGATATTAGGCTCTGTGGCTAATTCTGTTAAAATTAATTGCGGTGTGCATATCAATAACTGTTCTAATGTATTTATAAAAAACAACAGTCTTATTGATGTGGGTGTCTCTATTTCATCCGAGTCTAATGAAGGGTATTTGAGGATTGGTTCTAATACTCAAATAAATCGTAATGTTTTCATAGATTTTAGTGGGGGGGTCGATATTGGTGATGGTGTGACCATCTCTGAGTCTGCAATGGTATATACACATTCCCACGGTTTAGATCCAAGGTCGCATCCTACATTTTCCCCCTTATCAATTGGTGATAACGTATGGATTGGTGTTCGGGTTGTTGTTATGCCGACATGTAATTTCATAGCGCAGAATGTTGTGATTGGTGCCTGTTCAGTTGTGACTAAAGACATTACCCAGCCAGGGGTCTATGCGGGTTCTCCAGCACGATTTTTGCGGCATCTATAA